The genomic segment GCCAGGACCTGGCCGTCGTCGTCGACGACGACGTCGCGGCCTCCGACCTCGTCTCGGCCGCCCGCGCCGCCGGGCTGAAGAGCGGCCTCGTGCACGGCATCGAGGTCGTCGACGTCTACCGGGGCGCGCAGCTCGGCGAGGGGCGCAAGTCGCTGCTGCTGGCGCTCACGTTCCAGGCGCCGGACCGCACGCTGACCGACGAGGACGTCGCGCCCGTGCGCGAGCGGATCGTCGCGGCGCTGGCCGCCGAGGGCGGTGAGCTGCGTGGCTGACGCCGGCCCGCGGGTGCTCGTGGCGGGCGCGTCGGGCTTCGCCGGCGCGCTGGCCGCCCGGCTCGTCGAGCGTCACCCGCGCTTCGTGCTGGGCCCGGTGACCTCGCGCAGCGACGCGGGCACGTCGCTGGACGTCCTCTATCCCCACCACCGCGTCGGCCGCGAGCTGGAGGTCCTCGACCTCGACCGCCACGGCGACGTGGACGCGGCGATCGTCGCCTACCCGCACGGCGCCTCGGCGCCCGTCGTCGCCGAGCTGCTCGGCCGCGGCGTCAAGGTCGTCGACCTCAGCGCCGACTTCCGGCTGCGCGACCTGGCCGTCTACGAGGAGTACTACGTCCCGCACCCGCATCCCGAGCTGCTGGGCGACGCGGTGTACGGGCTGCCCGAGCTCTACCGCGACGCGCTGCGCGGCACGTCGCTGGTCGCCGGACCGGGCTGCTACCCGACCGCCGCGATCCTGACCCTCGCGCCGCTGGCGCGCGCGGGGCTGCTGGACGACGTCGTCATCGACGCGAAGTCCGGCGTCTCCGGCGCGGGGCGCGCCGCGACCGCCAAGACCCATTTCGTCTCCGTCGACGAGAACGTCTCGCCCTACGGCGTCGGCACCCACCGCCACGCGCCGGAGATCGACCAGGAGCTCGGCGCGCTCGGCGCGCCCGTGACCGTCACGTTCACGCCGCACCTCGTGCCGCTGGACCAGGGCGAGCTCGTGTCCTGCTATGTCCGCGTCGCCGGCGACGCCGAGCCCGGCGACATCGTCGCCCTCTACGAGCAGGCCTACGCGGGCGAGCCGTTCGTCGAGCTGTCCTCGCGCCCGCCGGGCGTGCGCGACGTGCGCGAGACCAACGTGTGCCGCATCCACGTCACGATCGACCCGCGGTCGCGCAAGGTCCTGGCCTTCGGCGCGATCGACAACCTGTGGAAGGGCACGTCCTCGCAGGCCGTCCAGTCGCTGAACCTCATGTTCGGCTTCGGCGAGACCGAGGGCCTGGCATGAGCGA from the Baekduia soli genome contains:
- the argC gene encoding N-acetyl-gamma-glutamyl-phosphate reductase — its product is MADAGPRVLVAGASGFAGALAARLVERHPRFVLGPVTSRSDAGTSLDVLYPHHRVGRELEVLDLDRHGDVDAAIVAYPHGASAPVVAELLGRGVKVVDLSADFRLRDLAVYEEYYVPHPHPELLGDAVYGLPELYRDALRGTSLVAGPGCYPTAAILTLAPLARAGLLDDVVIDAKSGVSGAGRAATAKTHFVSVDENVSPYGVGTHRHAPEIDQELGALGAPVTVTFTPHLVPLDQGELVSCYVRVAGDAEPGDIVALYEQAYAGEPFVELSSRPPGVRDVRETNVCRIHVTIDPRSRKVLAFGAIDNLWKGTSSQAVQSLNLMFGFGETEGLA